The nucleotide window TCTAATCAGTGTACTGGTTGTCTAACCAGACGAATCAGTGTACTGGTTGTCTAACCAGTCCAACCAGTGTACTGGTTGTCTAACCAGACGAATCAGTGGGAGAAAAAGGAAATTATATGATTTACTGAACTTTTAAAGtcatgtgttgtgatgtgttgaaCTTTACCACATTCAAGTAATATATtgacttttaaatggaaaatATGTCATTAACTTTAGGGCAACATTTTTTGATGATACTGTGGTTTTAAACACATGTTGAAGCTAATACACATTTGTTTACAAGTAATGAGTAATACAGCAATTTTGGGTGGTGATAGTATACTGATAGTATACAATACTGTGAGGAAAAGTTCTGTGTCAGTTACAAGAAGGTTACTGACAGGAAACTATGCAACAACGCCATTTGAAGCAAGAAAAACTTCTCACTATCGGAAATGCACAGCTCAACTTGTTTTCACATGTGTCTGTAAGAATCAACCACAAATATGTGCCCATATTTATAAGCATCCAAGTTATTTATGCTTTTAGGCAGATTAGGTTGTACTTCCTGGAGTTATACTTCATCATGTTTATTTTACTGAATGTTTTCTGATACTGAACAGTTGATAGTGTGTATCATATCCTAGTTCTTTATTGTAAAAGTACTTCTGTATTACTTGTAACAAAGGTTGTGACTCTGTTGATCTAAAGGCAGCTGATCTTATTAATGGGTTCATCTTTAAACCGTTTAGCAAATAGGGCGTATTGTTACATCCGTTGTTGAATGAATTAGActaaagcgcagcgtggaaagtgttcatgatatgTAATGCTGAAACACCGACAAAACAACAGAATATAAACGAACGTAAAGTTCTGCAGGGCTAGACAGCAACTGTgtaaaaacaagatcccacaaactaaaggtggaaaacaggctacctaggtatgattcccaaccagagacaacgatagacagctgcctctgattgggaaccatatcccTGGAGAGAGgctgaatttgatttgatttgattcgatttgatttgatatccggccaacaaagaaatagaaaactagaatgcccacccaaatcacaccctgacctaaccaaatagagaaatacacAGGCTCTCACACGTCAGGGCATGACACATAGAAAAATTCCTGCTCAAACTACAAGCCTGCAAATTGGATCATTACAATGTGTCAGTCAGTTTGGCTATTTGCAAAAACAATCCATTTCCACATATTCTTTTGGGAGGTTGCGTTACTAAATTCATATATCCTACTGCTGTATTTGTCACATTGTACAATGGGCTTTTTCATCTTTTTTTACATGAAATATTCTGTGTGTTTATTTCAGAGCCCAGTGCTGAGACCTCTGTGTTTGTGCTGAAGGGACAGAATGTTCACCTGAATGTCCAGACAAATGTTACACTGAAAGAAGATGTTGATGTGATATTTTGGAAGTTTAACACATTAGACAATGTTGTAAAGTACCCCCCAAACGTTACCTTTGAAAGGTACCGAGGTAGGGCTGAATTGATGGTGGGAAACTTCTCTCTGCTACTGAAGAACCTCCAGGAAGGAGACAGTGGACTTTATGAAGCAGTAGTGACTGGTAACAATGACAGAAACGTAGCTGCATACTTGATAAAAGTCCAAGGTATGTCTGACAGTTTTCTATTTTATTATAAAGTAACAGTTACAGTATCAATCAATAGAGCTAAACATTGAGCTAAACATAGTGTACAGGTTAAATGCATATTCATAAGTACTCTAACTCATGTACTCAGGTTAATACATGAACTATAATGGGGTTCGATTTGTTTTCAGAGAGAGTTGAGCCTCCAGTCCTGACAGTGAACTCTGTCTCCTCCATCAATGGCACCTGTAACATGACTGTGACCTGCAGAGGTCAGAACATCTCTGTCACCTCCAGCTGTAACAGCAGCACCTGCTCTCaggtgggaggagagagtagaggggctGAGACCTCCACTGTCCCCCTGCTCTCTGTCTATGTGGCAGGGGGTTCCATCATCTGTAACCACAGCAACCAAGTCAGCTGGGCCAACGACACCAAGGAGATCAAAACAATTTGTCATGAAAAAGGTAAGACAGATTTATACAAAcaccgtgcacacacacacacacacacacacacacacacacacacacacacacacacacacacacacacacacacacacacacacacacacacacacacacacacacacacacacacacacacacacacacacacacacacacacacgctcacacacacacacgctagacTAGATGTTATATGCTGACGTATGTTGACGTTTAGATTTTGATGTCCTTGTTATTCCAAAACCAGAGGGGAACAAAGAGGACCATAACTACGCTGTCACAGTCGGGATGCCAGGTCCCATCGTCCACGTCATCATCATCTTTGTTGGATGCGCCTTGATTGGTTGTTGAAAGCTAAATAAAGGTAAGCTCACTGTTCTTGCTTATTACAGAAACCGTACAGTTGTGAATAAAATGGTTCCCTGGAGTAGGGAAGGACGTATAACATACTCAGGGGAGTCAACAACCAATCCGATTCACCTGAAGCAAACTGAAATCATGCCCAACGTGCCAATGGATGTCAAGCCCACCCTCGGAAGCCCCACAATTCTGGCTATAATACCGGGGCTCGCATCCATTTCCAAAATTCATTACAGCACTTTAGTAAGCCCAAAACCCCTGACTGCACAAGGCCAAAATATGTTATACCACATTctctccttcagggaacagtagttatattCATAACTGTACATTCCCTTTCAGTCGGCCACTCGGTCTAAAACATGCAGACATACAATCAAGCCCCAAGCCGGCTCAGACGGTACCAAACTAGGAGACCCGCCCAAGCACCCACAGGTTCCAACGGATCCAAAAAGGGTCACAGAACCACCTTTTTCCCCTACCTTAATACTTACCTGAGAAGCCTGAATTGTCAGTACCTCATGGGGCCTGAACTGTCAGAGCCCTATATAACAAACCAGAACCTGCTTCAACACGGTTATGTATACTGACACGCTGCCACTGCAGCCCAAGTCCCCAGACCCCACGGTTCCAAGAATAACACTAACTTTGTGAGCCTAAAATGTCAGAACTCATACAAGGAACCTCaagtccaaaacaacagaacACCAAGTCATGACTTGGTAAAACGCACGCGCACTGCATAGCGTGAAGCAGTGTCACTGAAACCCACGGGAAACCTGCAGTAACCTTGGAAGGGTGTACCCGCACACTGCCACGGCAGCCCAATGCTTAAACCAACAGGGAATTGTGGCAACCCGGATAAATGCGTTCTGTCTGCTGCAGCACATCAAGGCAGCCAAAGGCTTAAACCCACAGGGAAACTGTGATAAACCGAAGAAATGTTGCCTGACATCAACCATGACGACCCAacattttccatacacacaaaaagtttatttctctcaaatgctttgcacaaatatgtttacatcctgttagtgagcatttctccgtttccaagataatccatccacctgacaggtttggtatatcaagaagctgattaaacatcatgatcattacacaggtgcaccttgtgcaggggacaataaaaggccactctaaaatgtgcagttttgtcacacaacacaatgccacaaatcaAGTTGCAGGTTGTGGAGTGTGCAGTTGGCATGcttactgcaggaatgtccaccaatgtaattttagagaatttatcagtacgtccaaccggtctcGCAATGTGTTTGGCGTTGTGTGGGTGAAAGGTTTGCtgatatatttgtattttttatggatccccattagctgctgtcaaggcagctgctactcttcctgggtagttcttgtatgcatgtgtctgtgccaatgtttgtgttgcttcacagatcccgctgttccataagttTTTTttgatctgttttttaaatctaattttactgcttgcgtcaggTACTTCATGTGGAATAGaggtccatgtagtcatggctctatgtagtactgtgtgcctcccatagtctgttctgatcgtggggactgtgaagagatctcttgtggcatgtcttgtgcagtatgcatgggtgtccgagctgtgtgccagtagtttagacagacagctcggtgcattcaacatatcaatacctctcatatataaaagtagtgatgaagt belongs to Oncorhynchus gorbuscha isolate QuinsamMale2020 ecotype Even-year linkage group LG22, OgorEven_v1.0, whole genome shotgun sequence and includes:
- the LOC124009288 gene encoding SLAM family member 5-like, yielding MATLCFPIAILLTLLHQAEPSAETSVFVLKGQNVHLNVQTNVTLKEDVDVIFWKFNTLDNVVKYPPNVTFERYRGRAELMVGNFSLLLKNLQEGDSGLYEAVVTGNNDRNVAAYLIKVQERVEPPVLTVNSVSSINGTCNMTVTCRGQNISVTSSCNSSTCSQVGGESRGAETSTVPLLSVYVAGGSIICNHSNQVSWANDTKEIKTICHEKEGNKEDHNYAVTVGMPGPIVHVIIIFVGCALIGC